AGATTGccaaaaaaaggacattttaacCTATATAAATCCACAAATTGGTAAACTCCACCTGCTGATGAAAAGCTGGTGATATCACCCAAAGCTCCAGTACTGACTATTAAAAGGACAATTTGAATAAGGTTGTCTTCTCAAGAATCAGTATAACTTTCTAACTTTTTATCCTGTGACTCAGCTAAAATGACCTGTTACTCCTGTTCACTGTAGCACGTACAAACAACCCTGCTTTCATGTCTGTGCACTGTGTTTGAGTTGGTGGGGAAAAAAGCTTCTCTGATTTAACCTATTTCCCTCTATTTCACCCTCTCAGTGACGGCTTTGTAGTGCCACTTCATTCTTCTTGCCAAAAAACCACAACTAAACAATTTACCATTTCAGTATTATCTTCTTAGTATTAATTACGGTTGGAGTCTAGTTCACAATGTCTCTGTTCTTTTCCACAGCATTaagtttttgtttcactgttgaacaaatatttaaaacaccAACAAAAGAAGTTCACATTCATTctgtttactttaaaaaaaaacaaaactgttggaTAAGAGGGTTAGgactgagcagtgtgtgttctcAACCCTTTCATTCATGTCTGTCACTTCCCTgggcaaagaaaaaagcacacGATCAAAAGTAGTAAAGTATATTACTTACTGTGTCTGACACAGGTCTTTGCTCGCCTCACGAGGAACAACTTCTTGTCTCCTTGCGCCATCTAGTGGCCACGAGAAGGAAACGAGAACAGAATTTCACAAGCTActttatttaacatgttttatgcAATGAGGATAGCATGAAGTTTATGAATGATTGTACACATCATTTAAGAGGAATCCTGGGTTTAAAGCGGTTGTAATCAACTTGTTTATAATAACATGCAtcaatgacaatgtgaaaacaatgggACGATTTGAAATTGGTCTCATTTAGaaatgaacctacagagaattacCATGGGAATCTGCAGCTTCCCTCGACTGCATGGAAGCTGTACATCGAAAGCTCATTGTTAATCTGGTCCGACCCGCAGCTTTAATAGTTTCATCGCTCCCATGAGTTGTTTTCAGTTGAACAGATCTAAAAGCTAACAGTACACGGCCTTGCTAGCAAGTAAATACTGGACTTACCATTAAACAGATGGCCAGAGACACCACTCCAAAGGAATGATCGTGTTCCCAAataactgctggatgtgcaAATACGCAAATGTTTGCCAAACAAGTTCACCTCATCAACTTCAAATGTGCCGATGTGTCAATGTTGTGTTACCAAAAAGTAAACATAACATTGACCACTGCCCCccagtggacaaaaaaaaaaatcactgcaggTTTTTAGGAACAGCCATTTATTCCTCATTCCTTCGTTTGTTCTATCCCGGATGTGATTTTGGCTCCAGTCGTGTCATcttgtctgtatttgtttgttctgGCTCATGTGGTCTGAGGAATTCAGACTGTATGTCTAAGACACACAGCAAGAAAGACGTATCAAGAAAAGTCAAGACTCAAACTTGATGTAATGTTTATAGAAAATCTTAGAGTTGCCTCATTCACAGCGAATAAGAGACTGTGGGAATGAATGAATCACATCAGTTGTAAACCAGCCAACTGTTGAACTACAGCGCTGTAGCAGACTTTTCACATTAATTATCAGAGGCTGCCAATTCCTATGACAACATCATGGGCAGAGGAAAACCTTGACTCATGATCTGTGGTTTTCTTGTGTATTTCCTTACTATATGAGTCAAAATCCATTATAAAACGTCACCTTTCTTTTAAACCATGTTGTTTCTAATTGTGTAGTTGTTAAATAAGACAACAGTGAAATGAAGATTAGCAGAGGAAGATCAGGTGAGTGCTTTCTAGTAAATCTCATTATTACTGTTTGCAAAGGTTATGCTTCTGCTCCATAATGTTCTTAGCTCCCTCTATCTCATTAGTCTGGTGTGCCTATTACCAAACAAGTCTCTTACACAAAAACATGATGTCATGATGTAAAAACTATACTTACAGTGAAGGGCATGAGCAGTTACATACACCAAACCGTCTGTAGCGGGTCTAGCTGCTTCAGTGTTCTATAAATCCACATAAATGTATGTGGCTATATTTGAGATAATTCAAGCTACAATAACAAAGTCCGCAGTCCAAGTAAAGTATGAACAAGAAATGTAACTGTACATCACaagttgtgtttaaaaaaaagtttttgctgTCAGAGGACATTTTAGTGTATATGAACAAATTTACAAGTGCAGAGGCTGCTGggttttttgtttaaataataaatattctcaTACAATATGAATCTACTTATGTTGATTATTGaacaaccctttttttttttttgctccacttTCCTCCAAAGTGGAGCAAAAATAGTTATGTAATGCATATGTAATTCAGACATGTAAGTCCTTTGAGTCTCTGTGGTGAGCACTAGGATGATTATCTGACCCAGAACAGCGCTGAGAAGGTTTGCACcagcaaagagacacacaaatgaCACCCCTgtttagcagcagcagtggtacAGTCTGGCTTTGTGTCAATGTTTTGGGACTACCTGGACATTGCTGGAACGACCTCATTAGACCAAGGATAGGGGTGGCGTGGGATCAGGGTTAGAGAGAGATTAACCACAGGCCTATAAAGCTGCAGAGTAATCCGCACACTGGAGACGAATTCAGAGCAACAACTACTCTACAAATCACAATTTTGCTCACAACTCGCAGTGTTTTGGGCCGCGCACAAGCCAGAAGAGTGGAGAAATTCAGATTTGGGATTTAAAACAGCTGCATATTATAGAAGCATCTTACCAGTGACTTTAGAAGATTCTTCCTCATCATCGGATACATAAAGGCACAAAAAGGGAATAATCATGAAAAAGGGAAAGGTATGTTTTAAACTTTCCTACCTTATACCTATACCTACACTCCAGCTATTGAAAGCTATTTAATACACAGTGTAGTGACTGGATTCTTTCGatccatttcattttaaagtcatttCTGGAGTTTGTCATTTGAATTGTGATAGATGATAATAATTTATAGAATTTGTATTCCCTAATTGTCCTAAAATAAGAGAGGCACAAATGGCTTGGAGTAGAGCTGTGTAGAGATATGGTTCTTAAGGGGAAGCTCTGTCAATGGCATCAATCAAACAATCATCAATCAAATaatgacataaaattaaaaatgttttgtgatttatttatttaggtgTGCATGAAATAGCTAATTGAAGGAACGCTGGCTTCCCTGTAGCTCAACGATAGCGTAGTCTGTGCTGGCTATCCAAAGATGGAGGCCCATCACGTTCAGTTCATCCTAATCCTTTGGACTTATCAAACATGGAGGCTGTTTTGTAGACAAGTCTGTCACGGAAAATTGTCTGCAGACagttttaacattaaaatgtaatgtgtTACGGAATAACTGGTGAAGGGAAAATTATTACTGTGCTGCTTCACGTATGTGAGAGTAAACCCATGTTCAACACAGTGTAGAGGATGTAAAGACAGCTGTGTTTTGTATATATGTGCATATTGTGTATACATCTGATTAAAAACTTGAATCTGACCCTGCTAACCCTAATTCAATCCCAGCAGGTGAGTGATGACAATGAGCCCCCCAGCTACCAGGAGGCaacagcaggtaaaaaaaaataaataacgtCATTGTTTGACATATTGTATTAGTTATAGATGCACAAACGCTGACTATCGTGTCTTCTAGTTTTACAAGACTTGTTTGAGTCAAAGTACAAGGTGAAACAAAATAAGTAATAATCCTAATTATTAGTCTTTGTAAAGCACGTTAATACCAGTCAAACCTGCCTAGCACATGGTGACTTTACTTCATGTCTCCTTCCTGATTCTCTCTTCAGGCTATGAGGACATGCAGGCCCAGTTCGCCTGGGATGACAAGACCATCAGACGGACCTTCATCAGGAAggtattgaaaataaaaaaagattatattAAAGCAAATGACACCAGCACAGGAAAATACAAATCACAGTGAATCTGCCATTTATCTGATGTAAACTATCTTGCCCTGCAGGTCTATGCCATTCTCATGGTTCAGCTCTTTGTGACCGTGGCAATCGTTGGTCTCTTCACATTTTGGTAACGGCTTTGACATTTCTTCTGCTCATCTGTTGCCGTTATTTACaagtgaagttttttttaactgaccgCTTTGATCAGAGTATAAATTATTGAATTTGAAATTGAATCCATTcaatttttctgtttacagtgcaCCAGTGAGGTTTTTTATTCAGACTCATCCCAGCATCTACATGGCATCTTAGTAAGTCATCACCTCATACTTCACAGTAGCTTATACATTACATTCtcacctttttcttttacattactTATTGAGTTTTGTATtatcttttccctcttttcttagTCTCATGTTCTTCTCCACCTACATTGCACTGTCCTGCTGTGGAGAGCTGAGGTAAAGTTTCTTTGCAATATAAATAACCACACAAATATCCATGACAGCACACAAAGGATGCTGCTTTGATATGAATTTGTAAATATGTAGTTGGGACAAATTGGATTTTCTCTTCTACCTGAACAGGAGGCAGTTTCCCTGGAACGTCATTCTGTTAGTTCTATTTGTGAGTATTTCACAGTGTGAAACACAGCACATTACACCATAATACAATGTGGACTCTACACAGCATATAAAACTAACCAtggctttctcttttctttccttcacagACTTTGAGCATGGCCTTCATGATGGGATTTGTGTCGAGGTAAATATATATTGGAATGTTAggggtgtgtcagtgtgtatgtttgtatgagaCATTGATTTTCAACCGTCAAAGATTTTCAAatgtggaagagagagaaaggaactTTGTGTTTGCTCTTCCTCCAGCTTTTACAACACCAAATCAGTGGTGCTGTGTCTGGGAATCACAGCTCTGGTGTGTCTTTCGGTCACCATCTTCAGCTTCCAGAGCAAGGTGAGAAGAACTTAAACTGtaatttcaaactgttttcaaacaaacagaacagatgtTGTtataatgaatgaattcatcATGTGGTTTTGCTCTTGCCCGTTTCAGATTGATGTCACATCCTGTCAGGGCGTCCTGTTTTCGTTGTGTATAGTCATGCTTCTCTGTGCCATCACCATCTCTATTGTCGTCCCCTTCGGATATGTAAGTTCACCTCCTTCACCTGTTCCAGTGCGATCCGTTTCTCGAAGAAGTCTTACGTAGCTGTGATTACTGATGCCTTAAACAACAGTTGCAGGTTAATGCCTCAGGTGCTGCTGCCTGTATTTGGGGCTGCGTCAAGGGATTAGCCTCACAGATAATCTAGCAAAGCACTTTGCTGACTTTCTTAAATTAGCATCCTGCTATCCTTCTTAACAGTCTTtcataatgctttttttttttttaaatcctgcaaCACAGGTTCCCTGGTTACATGCTATTTATGCTGTGACAGGAGCTATCCTCTTTACTCTGGTGAGAATTAGACACTTCGtctatgtatatgtgtgtgtgtgtgtgtgtgtgcgtgttgtgtgtCATCCCActgaatagatttttttctcatttacttacttttttcccctgattttcttaatttctcACCTCCTTCATCTCTTTCTGCTGTAGTTCCTGGCATTTGACACTCAGATGCTGTTAGGAAACAAGCGCTACACCATAAGCCCAGAGGAATATATTTTTGCCACCCTCAGCATCTACCTGGACATTATCTACCTGTTTAGCTTCCTGCTACAGATCATGGGAGGAGGCCGCGAGTGAAGAATCTAATCGACTTTTCTGCCATATTGATCTACATGTCAGAGGCTCCATTTTAACTCTCAAACAAACTTTGATTTGTCACTCTCCTTCTCTAGATATCAAGGCTAAAAAAAGTTTCTGAATCACcttttaaaggtttttcttttccttttttgtacATACATCAGAACTATATAAGCAAATGAGGGCAATCTGTTGGTTCTTTGGTTTTGGTTATATAATCTCCTGTCTGTACAGTCCTGCTGTTGATTTTGTCCTAACATCGCCTACATCCGCCTCATACCTCACTGTGGTTGTTCACTGTACTCTGGCCATTCCTGCTAATCTGGTTTTGTATTACTGAGAGGTCTGACCCTCGCCATCcgacagtgtgtgtttaaacagtCATTAGGGTCATAAGTGGATAAAAAGCAGCCACAGTCTCTAAGTTGAGTATGATCAGATTCCTTGGCTGCATTACTCTGTTTATCCATTACTgagccaaaaaaacaaagattcagGAAATCTGCACTTTCAAGCTCAGCAGGGTTGAGTTTGTTTTCATAGCCGAATGTTTCACAAACTATGTAGATACAGTTTCttttgtacttgtgtgtgtgttttttttttaaatgcacagtaTCATAGATGACACGTTTAATGTTTTACTCTGTGTGTAAGATATTTTCATCTCAGCTTGAGCACAGATGTTTTGGGAGAAAATACTGTACGAGTGAAATCTGAACCAGTGGATGTTTTCCTGACTTCCAGACTCAAGACTGAAGCTAACAAAGTCCAACCATAAAGGGAAAATATGTGTAGCTACATGCAATACAGTTAGAGATCATGTTTCTATGTGACTTTAATGTGGCCTTTGGGATGCAATAGAAAATTCTTTCATGTTAACAATCTGATAATCAGAATGTGAGAACTAGAAATACTTTACCTGTATAGTGAATAAAAAATGACCATGACATGACCATGACCTGTTAACATTTTTATAAGGATGACTAGCTGTGTACATTTGATTCTGTCATTACTAAAATAAAACCGATTCATGAGCAGTACTGTGCCTGGTTGACATGTGAAGGATGATAAATGGTCATTATTCTTGGTCTGTATTATGACATTCAACAGCTCCAGTCCAAGACCTTGAAGAGCAACTTTTAAACTTTGGGTACAGATAGGAAGCCACAGGCTCAGTCAGCTTTATCACAAGAGGGTCCTGGGTTTGACTCTGCTGGTCTCCTTAGGCCCGTCtttgtggagtttgcatgttctccccatgtttcctcccacagtcatGCTGACATGCAGAATTGATGAACTGTTAACCCCCCATATGTATGATGGACTGGTGACCTGTAGAGGGGAGTGGGGGATAGGGGGTGGTGGTACAATAACTTATATTAGATTGATGTTCAGTTCAAGCATCTTTTCAGTATAACActgactgttaaaaaaaattaattcaattATTtatctaatttttatttttacctgtttttttaaGATCATCCCCAGTGCAAATTATACCCACCTAATTGTCAGTACAGGGTTTTGTAGTTCAGCTGGATGTCGCCCTCTAATAGCTGCAATAAGACAGATGACAAAAGTTCACCCGATCATTGAaacaagacttttatttttttttaaaaagaaagaaaaactgacatatTCAAATTCAAAGAGAAAaccaagaaagaagaaaaatcttatctcaatcaataaaaaaacacaagttacAGACAATTTTAGCAACTCTGGCACAGGAAGACAAAAGTAGCCAAGTGGCTCTGCAAAATAACCAAATATCAAAACCTCTTTCCTCTAACAAAACTGTACAAAATGAGTTCTTGTATAAATAAGAAAACTGTTCACAAGCAGGAAGTGAGACGTGCCCGTTGTATTTTCAAATCATCTGAGATTCACACAAACTTGGTTCATACAGTGTTGAGCAACGAGACATATTTTTAGTATTTCCTGTTCAGAAATGTCACCTTATGACTACATTTCTGAATTAcaattaagtaaaaaaaaaaaaaaagtatttaaactGCCCATTAGCAGGATAATAGCAAACTATTTACTACATATTAGTATTATGAAGTTATtatttaaaatcaaacaaatgggCCACTAGTATcaactaaattaaaataaaaaggagataTTTTGAAAATCCAGACTGGGCAACATCTAACCACCTGTTTGGAAATCCTGTTTTAGCAGCAAAACGTTTTGAAGCTATGAAATAAGCCATCAAATCTACCTTAGGATGGATAAAAAGAGCATTTTCAAATTGGTGTGGACTAAAAATAATAAGTGCaaggagatttttttcttctttaaaatacTGTGTACTGTCTACAAAGTACACCACCGATCTCGGTATTCCTACAATTTAAATGTAACTTAAGGTCCTATCATTTTCATGATGCAAATTCATTTTGGAGCATCATGGTTTCCTGTTATATTATCTCTGCAGAAaagtttgtaaaaataaaaacaaaataaataaacactgtattgTAACAAGGTCATTTCATAGTTccaaaatcctgtttttttgtattaaaagtGATGGCTAATACATGGAATATCATCTCTCTGAACATATTAACAATATCCATGACATTTTCCTTCATGGTGCACTGAATCTGAAAACTTGCTAGTCACTGTGTTATCTGGACAGGttataaatcattaaaaaaaaatcaagaaaacacacaagaagaaacaaacagaatgatGTAAAAAGCAAgtggaaggggaaaaaaaagactatttaCAAAATTAGCTCTCGTGTCTGAAAACTCTCACCCCCATAAAAGCTGCGCTCTGTATTCCCCCCGGGCGTCTGCTGAGGCCAATAAAGTTCATAATGAGTCTGTTTACATGCACTCCAACACTCCATTACGTATACTGAGGAAAACTCAGTTCTATCCTCAGACTATCATCATGTGGAatattgtgtgcatgtaaacaatTATTGCAATCTCTCTCTTCCTGGATCTGTcagaaccagaaaaaaaaatgcattttatccAGCCACAAGCACAACAGACAATCGTCTGTGGATGAGAGCACTTCATGTGTGACGCAGAGCTAAAAGAAGGGTGGCCACAACATCTTTGGTTGCAGAAATGAacgagagaaaacacacagcaaaaagaTGACGtgtgaaaaaatataaagaccAAACAGAGTCATCAAACTGCGAGCCTTGAGAAAGACATTATCacactgtgtttttcactgGATTTCTAACATGAATGGTTGAAGAGCGGGAAGAAAAGCTCCTTGTGACCCTACAGCTAACTCGACTGACATGACGACTAACTTGGAGGCATTCAAACAAGCCTGTTGCCATTTCTGTAGTATGTACAACTTAATGTCAATCCTATGAGAGATCAGGCAGTTCATTCAGAGAAAAAACATTAAGGCTTAGCTAAAAATAGTTTTTGCAGAATTTTGGATCACTCACAAATTCATTCAGACTTGCTGTCTCACTAAAGGCTGTAAGAATCATCTTTAATGGCACTTCCATGGTCTCGTGAGCAGTCCTTTGTAAAACCATTACTTCTATTATCTACATATCTACAGTTTTTGATGTCTGTATAAATTAAAGTTCAACATATttggatgtactgtatgtggtgACATGAGCTTCACTCAACAAGCTGACTGAAACATACCCGGGCTTGTATGTACGAAGCCTCTTGTTCGCCACAACACTGAGGCAGCATCAGTATGAATCTTTTGAATCAGCACTAAATGAAGTCATTGTTTGGTTCAGCTCTTCAATCTGAAAAGGCTTTCTACACACAGGCCCGACACAATGTCAGGACAGACGACACAAGGATGGGAACGGAAatttgtgtgtaaaacaaaaaaaacaaacaaacaaaaaattgaTGTGCACAAGAAAACAGCATCAATCCCTATGCAGAGAAATTCTAACATCTACTGTCTACCGTCTAAGAAAAGCTAAAAATCTACAGCTAAAATCTAATCTACTTAAAACATAAAGTCATCAAAAAATAAGGCAAATTAGCACAAAGGTTTTTTCAAGtgacagacaagaaaaaaataacagaagacAACTTTAACTTTCTACAAACTACAAATCACTGACAGAGAATCAAAATTCAGGTGACAACAGcagcattgaaaaaaaaagacttacagCTCCCTTTCCTTTCAGACAAATTATTCTCAGGGATTTTTGTGAGTCTTCTATTTGATTTCCCTCATTGCTTTTGCTAATCTATTTCTTAATTTAGTAACTGCATTGCTCTTTGTACACATAATGTTTCAGTAATCTAACTGCTCAGATCTAAAGCATGTTCACTTCATCCCTGCGACAGAGGATGAATTTAATGATACCTGAAGGTTTGCCACAACAAAACCGCTTAAAACCACTTCTCATGGACACAGATGTAACATGGAGTTACATTATAACGAAGGAGGACGACTATGACTTAACGGGTGTCATTTTGACGTGCTCTTTGATGGAGCGCAAAGGACTTGAACTGTACTGAAAGTCATccaaccataaaaaaaaaacaaaacaaagaaaaccaaagaataATTTTCATGAGCGAAATATTTATAGCTCATTATTAATGCGTGGAGTAAAGATCCATTAAAGTCCATTTCATCTTGTCTTTACAGACTACAGTATTAAATAACTTCTTTTCTATAAATGTATGTTTCAATGATCTAAAAACGCTAAAAAATAGAACTATAATTCAAATATAAATAGAAATAATTGATTGTCTTTTGTTCACTTATGAAAGAATGGTTTCaattttttcttaaaaaaatgaatttgactAAACTATAAACAGTCAATGTTATTATCATCTGTGCGTGAATAGAAATCTCTGCAGCAGTTACAGGAAGAAGTAGCTTTAAACGGTTTGCCTCCCACGGTTAACAACGACTCAACACATCAGACCAGCAAAAGTGTTTGTAAGTTTTTAAATCTGTACAAATTGTTGTCCCTTGCTGCTGCAAATAGAATGTCAAACAACAGACatcaggaaataaaaataaaagtttgcatattttacaaaaaaataaaagacacattGTGTTTCAACTCTTCCTTGAATCACTCTGAAACGTCCAgaatgcttttttaaaaataagaatttGTTATATTACGTGCACAAAAATAATGCTCTgtgtcttttcctcctctcttaagtttttttctttgttttttgtttttttaacttcttgTTATGTTCCtttatcagttatcaaaatagaTCAAAGCTTCTCTGAAGAAGATTCCCACCTTTGGTTGATCAATTCTTGATGATGTTAGCAGAAAAGTCCAATGAAGTAAgtgttgttctttttctttaaaaaaaaaaatacagacatacatacacacacaaacaaacacacacacacgcgcacacatacacacacatgttcctttttttaatccatgttCAAGTCCGGGTGCTTGGCGATGGTATGGAGCACAGATCTCTTCCAGCTGAATCCCATTTGGTTGGATTCATTTCGTGCCCTCAGCCCCACCCTGCTGGGAGCTGgagaacacacagcacaggatTAATACACTGCACCTGCTCAAAACACAGAGCTCACAGGTTAGAGAACATTGTACCAGATGTATTCAGCCACCGATCTTCTATCCACACACTCATCTGTGTTTCTTGCAAACACTTTACACAAATAGGACCTTGCAATTAAATATAAGAAACAGATTTTGTCAATATATTGGactaaataatttgttttgggTGTTTAGAATTTCAGTAGATTGTGGAGCTTCTTAGCATAAATAAAGGGGCTTTTTCACTAAATCTGCTATACAGTAAAGTAGCTGTGGCAAGTCTTACTCTTAAcactcaaattttgactcttaaCATTGAGCTTGTGACATCAGATATCCACTATATACCCAGGTTTTGATGCCACGGTAACATCAACATGGTGATAAAAATCAAGTTGGCTTCGTataatcatatttttaaaaattgtttaatATGCATGTTAATCTTAAAGCTGTATTACGTGATTGTTTTGGCTGTTTGAGGGCAGCAGAACCAGCTGAAAAGACAATGCTGACAACTGTCTATGTACACTTTTTACAGACattgagaaacactgaaaacaaactgcaacTTTTTCAGGATGaagaaccaaaacaatgcaCCAAAAGAAGCTAAAAGCTTAATCTACTTAATTtaataaacaatatttatttGCACAGCCTTAAGGtttcctgtttttccatttttacccTTCATTTAATTATAACACTGGACACTGCAATGCTGCTTTGAAGCTAACAGTGTGGGCCTCATCTGTCTGAGCTCAGCACAAGAGCGCACAAAACATGGCCTGACCCCAAAATAATGCTAGAATCCATTTCGGCACATTTCTATTTGATGAGATGATTTGTTACGAGAAAAGGAGAGTTGACCCCCTCAGAGTCTGAAACGCAgcatgcattttaaaaacattagccTA
This region of Toxotes jaculatrix isolate fToxJac2 chromosome 3, fToxJac2.pri, whole genome shotgun sequence genomic DNA includes:
- the faim2b gene encoding fas apoptotic inhibitory molecule 2b isoform X1, which translates into the protein MKKGKQVSDDNEPPSYQEATAGYEDMQAQFAWDDKTIRRTFIRKVYAILMVQLFVTVAIVGLFTFCAPVRFFIQTHPSIYMASYLMFFSTYIALSCCGELRRQFPWNVILLVLFTLSMAFMMGFVSSFYNTKSVVLCLGITALVCLSVTIFSFQSKIDVTSCQGVLFSLCIVMLLCAITISIVVPFGYVPWLHAIYAVTGAILFTLFLAFDTQMLLGNKRYTISPEEYIFATLSIYLDIIYLFSFLLQIMGGGRE
- the faim2b gene encoding fas apoptotic inhibitory molecule 2b isoform X2 gives rise to the protein MKKGKVSDDNEPPSYQEATAGYEDMQAQFAWDDKTIRRTFIRKVYAILMVQLFVTVAIVGLFTFCAPVRFFIQTHPSIYMASYLMFFSTYIALSCCGELRRQFPWNVILLVLFTLSMAFMMGFVSSFYNTKSVVLCLGITALVCLSVTIFSFQSKIDVTSCQGVLFSLCIVMLLCAITISIVVPFGYVPWLHAIYAVTGAILFTLFLAFDTQMLLGNKRYTISPEEYIFATLSIYLDIIYLFSFLLQIMGGGRE